The genomic interval GACCCGCAGCGCCTCGCCCTCCACGCTCAGCGTCGCCCCCAGGCGCTCGAGGGCATCGCGCATCAGGCGCGTGTCACGCGAGACCAGCACCCCCGTCAGCGCCGTGGGCGCATCGGCGATCGCCGAGAGCATCATCCAGCGCGCCGTGAGCGATTTCGAGCCGGGGACGCGCACGAGCGCGTCCACGGGACCGCCCGCGACGAGGGCGGTCCAGGTGACCTCCGACATCGATCAGCCGAGCTGGTCCGCGAGCTTCTCGCTGGACTTCCTGGCCTGCTTGGCGACCTCGTCGGCCTTCTTCGAGGCCTTCTTGCTGAGCTCGTCGGCCTTCTTGCTCGCCTTCTTCGAGAGCGAGCCCGAGGAGCTGCCGGCCTTCTTGGTCAGCCGATCGGCCTTCTTCTCGAGGTCGCGCTGGGTGGCGGCGGCCTTCTTCTGGCTGCGCTCGACGAACTGGCCCCACTGGTAGCCCAGCGACGGGCGGCCCTCGCGGTCCAGCACCGCGATCATCACGCCGCCCAGCAGGCCGACGTCGGCGAGGATCGACTTGATCTCGTCCATGCGCTCCTCGCCGCGCAGCTGCCAGACCTTCTTGCGCCCGGCCAGGCCCACGCTCGTGGTCACGAGCAGCACACCGGCGGCGGTGCGGGGCGCGCGGCCGGTTGCGTAGGAGAGGCCCGCGACGGCGGCGACGGCGCCGGTGGCGCGCAGCACGGTGCGGGAGTCGACGAAGGAGGGGGCCGACGTGCTCTCGAGGGCCTTGTCGACCTGGGCGAAGGCGGAGGGCGCGACCTCGATCTCACGCTCGGGGGAGATCGCGGTGCGCACGCCCTCGAAGATGAAGGGGGCGGCGAGAGCAGGGCGGGCGATGCGGCGGATGAGCGACATGGTGTCCTCACGTCTCGGGTTCGATGGACTCTGCCGGGCGGGGCCCGGCGTTGTGATCAGCCTATCGCGCACCCCGCCCCGTGCGTCCGGCCGCCGGGGAACAGCCGAGGGGTCGTGCGCGTTGCACCGAGCGGACCCTGACGGGAAGCGCAGGAGCGGACCGGCCTCGTCGCCGATGAGCATCCGCCGCCGCGCGGACCGTCCCCACCGTTCGCACCAGCGCGCCCTGCGGCGCAGGGAGAGGAGAGAGCCGATGACCACGTGCCTGCGGACGCGGCCCCCGTCGGCCCTCCCCTCGCGCCGCTCGTCCCTGCGCGGGACCTCGTGCACGACCGTCCTCGCACCGACCGGTGCCGTACCGTGGAGCCTGATGACCACCACTGATCACGACGGCGACCGAGCCCCCGGCGCCGCCCCCGAGGACACGGCTCCCGAGGACTTCGACTTCGAGGCGGAGGCGCTCGCGCACCTCGACTCGCTCTACGGCGGCGCGCTGCGCATGACCCGCAATCCGCAGGACGCCGAGGACCTGGTCCAGGAGACCTACCTCAAGGCGCTGCGGGCGCGCGATCGCTTCACGCCGGGCACGAACCTGCGCGCCTGGCTGTACCGCATCATGACCAACTCGTACATCTCGACGTACCGGCAGAAGCAGCGTCGGCCGCGGGAGTCGTGGACCGACGAGGTCGAGGACTGGCAGCTCGCAGAGGTCGAGTCCCATTCGAGCCGCGGTCTACGCTCGGCCGAGGCCGAGGCGCTGGACCGCCTGCCCGACACCGCGGTGAAGACGGCCCTGCAGGACCTGCGCGAGGACTACCGCATGGCGGTCTACCTCGCCGACGTCGAGGGCTTCGCTTACAAGGAGATCGCCGAGATCATGGACACGCCGATCGGCACCGTCATGTCCCGGCTGCACCGCGGACGCCGCCAGCTGCGCGAAGCGCTGAGCGACTACGCGCGCAGCAGCGGGTTCCTGCGGGACGGAGCAGACGACGGGGAGGAGGGACGATGACCGAGGAGCATGACGAGACCCGCCGCGACCTGCGGTTCGGGCTCGAGGAGGCGCTGGATGGCGAGCTCCCGCGCGACGTGGTCGAGCGCATGACGCGCCACGCCGAGGACTGCCCCGAGTGCGCCGACGAGCTCGAGCGCCTGCGCGCCATGAAGGACCTGGTGCGGCGCTGCTGCGCGAACGACACCGCCCCGCAGACCCTGCGCGAGCGCATCAGCGTGCAGTACCGCAGCGTGCAGTACCAGCGTCTCGAGGTCGAGCACGGGCCCGACGGCGCCACCTTCCGCTCCACCACGGTGCGCCGCGACACCCTGGGCTGACCCGGGCTGACCTGGGCCTGCCCCGGCGGGTCCGGCCCCTGACGCGACGAGGCCCCCTCCGGATGGAGGGGGCCTCGTCGATGCTCGGGGTGCTGCGCGTCGGGGCCGACGGATCGGCTCGCCCTCACGCTGCGCGAGCGCGCCTCAGGTGTTGGGACGCTTGCCGTGATTGGCGCCGTTCTTGCGACGGGACCGGCGCTTGCGACCGCGCTTGCTCATCACGCTCTCCTTCCTTCGCCCGGACAGACAACCTCAGCATTCTGTCACAGGGGATCGGCTGGTTCAGTCGGAGGTGCCCAGGAAGCGACCGAAGCCACCATGCAGGACCAGCCAGGCCATGAGGCCGTAGCCGGTCTGCCCGGGGTGGTCGCCGCCGCTGCGGGCGAGGTCCGAGGTCCACTGCTCGTGGCCTTCGAGGGAGCGCACGGTGTCCACGTAGGGCACGCGGCGCCGCGCGCAGACGTCGTCGAAGGCCCCGGAGAGCTCGACGAGGGCGTCGGTGCGCGCGCGGTCGGCGCTGGGCGGCGGGCCGACGACGAACGCCGGGATCCGCAGCCGCTCGAGACCGTCGAGGACCTTGGCGAGGTTCAGACGGGAACGGGCCAGCGAGATGCCGGCATCGACGTCCCCGCCGCCCAGGCCCAGCACCACGCGATGCTCCACGGTGCCCTGGGCGAGGCCCTCGGCGTCGGTGCGCAGACGCACCTCCTCGTCCCAGCGCTCGGAGAGGTCGGCCGAGGTCTCCGAGGGGACCGCGCTCGTGTACAGCTCGACCCGCGGTCTCGGTCCCTGCTCCTTGGCGACGGCCCGGCCGAGCCAGCCGAGCGCCCGGGCGTCGCCCACGCCGGCGAGGAGCTCCTCGCCGAGGGCCACCAGGCGGATCGGCCTGTCGCTCGCGGGGGCGGGGCTGGCCGGGACGGTCCGCTGGACCGGGACCGAGCGGGGGGCGGGCTGTTCCACGTCGTCTCCTCGTCAGTTCTGCAGTGCCTGCGCGACCAGGGTCTCCTGCTCGGCCTTGTGGGTCTTGGCGGACCCGGTGGCCGGCGAGGCGGAGGCCGGTCGCGCCACGACCTGCAGGGTACGCCCCACGGCGGCCGGGAAGTTGAGGGCCATGAAGCCCCAGGCGCCCTGGTTCAGAGGCTCCTCCTGCACCCAGACGAGGTCGGCGTCCGGGTAGGCGGAGAGCGTCTCGCGCAGCTCCTCCTCCGGCAGCGGGTAGTACTGCTCGAGGCGCACGATCGCGACGTCGTCGATGCCCTGCTTCTCCCGCGCGGCCACGAGCTCCCAGTAGAACTTCCCGCTGGTCAGCAGCACCTTCTTGGCCTTCGAGGGCTCCACGGTCGGATCCGGGAGCACGGGCTCGAAGGTGCCCGAGGTGAAGTCCTCGACGGAGCTCACGGCGGCCTTGTTGCGCAGCATCGACTTCGGGGTGAAGACGATCAGCGGCTTGCGGGGCTCGGTGCGGGCCTGGCGGCGCAGCAGGTGGAAGTAGCTCGCCGGCGTCGAGGGCATCGCCACACGCATGTTCTCCTCGGCGCACAGCACGAGGAAGCGCTCGATGCGGGCGGAGGAGTGGTCCGGGCCCTGGCCGTCGTAGCCGTGGGGGAGGAGCATCACCACGGAGGACTGCTGTCCCCACTTCTGCTCGGAGGAGGAGACGAACTCGTCGATGATGGTCTGCGCGCCGTCGACGAAGTCGCCGAACTGCGCCTCCCACAGCACCAGGGCGTTCGGGCTCTCCACGGAGTAGCCGTACTCGAAGCCGAGCGCGGCGAACTCGGAGAGCGAGGAGTCGTAGACGTTGAAGCGCGCCTGGTCCTCGCTCAGGTGCAGCAGCGGGGTGAACGTGTCCTGGTTCAGGGAGTCGATGAGGACGCTGTGGCGCTGCACGAAGGTGCCGCGGCGCGAGTCCTGGCCCGCCAGGCGCACGCGAGTGCCCTCCATGAGCAGGGAGCCGAAGGCCAGCAGCTCGCCGTAGGCCCAGTCGATGCCGCCCGTGCGGGACATCTCCTGACGCTTCTCGAGCAGGCCGGTGAGCTTCGGGTACACGGTGAAGCCCTCGGGTGCGGCCATGTGGGCGTCCCCGATGCGCTCGAGCACAGACGCGGAGACGGCGGTCGCCGAGGGCACCACGATCTCGCCGGTGTGCTGCGAGCTGGGCAGGTCCAGCCCCTGCACCGAGTTCTTCGGGTCGGCCTCGCTGCTGGCGTTGCGGGCGTCGGCGAAGGCCTGGTCCAGGTGCTGC from Brachybacterium kimchii carries:
- a CDS encoding sigma-70 family RNA polymerase sigma factor → MTTTDHDGDRAPGAAPEDTAPEDFDFEAEALAHLDSLYGGALRMTRNPQDAEDLVQETYLKALRARDRFTPGTNLRAWLYRIMTNSYISTYRQKQRRPRESWTDEVEDWQLAEVESHSSRGLRSAEAEALDRLPDTAVKTALQDLREDYRMAVYLADVEGFAYKEIAEIMDTPIGTVMSRLHRGRRQLREALSDYARSSGFLRDGADDGEEGR
- a CDS encoding 50S ribosomal protein bL37, giving the protein MSKRGRKRRSRRKNGANHGKRPNT
- a CDS encoding GDSL-type esterase/lipase family protein, yielding MEQPAPRSVPVQRTVPASPAPASDRPIRLVALGEELLAGVGDARALGWLGRAVAKEQGPRPRVELYTSAVPSETSADLSERWDEEVRLRTDAEGLAQGTVEHRVVLGLGGGDVDAGISLARSRLNLAKVLDGLERLRIPAFVVGPPPSADRARTDALVELSGAFDDVCARRRVPYVDTVRSLEGHEQWTSDLARSGGDHPGQTGYGLMAWLVLHGGFGRFLGTSD
- the rsrA gene encoding mycothiol system anti-sigma-R factor; this translates as MTEEHDETRRDLRFGLEEALDGELPRDVVERMTRHAEDCPECADELERLRAMKDLVRRCCANDTAPQTLRERISVQYRSVQYQRLEVEHGPDGATFRSTTVRRDTLG